Proteins co-encoded in one Brassica oleracea var. oleracea cultivar TO1000 chromosome C4, BOL, whole genome shotgun sequence genomic window:
- the LOC106341626 gene encoding uncharacterized protein LOC106341626 → MNRLSCFLLTIGLCIGLSNAKWNEKNSVHFKNSLGRNNILKINCISNDDDLGFHYLRPGETYEFSFHDSVIKTEFFCDLWQGPNFKFHAGFTGYEGGGLIVHYGKKNFWDAREDGIYFTHGQKMPKLEYTWK, encoded by the coding sequence ATGAATCGTCTCTCGTGTTTTCTTCTCACTATTGGATTGTGCATAGGTTTGAGTAACGCAAAGTGGAATGAAAAAAACTCCGTGCACTTTAAGAACTCTCTTGGTCGAAACAATATCTTGAAGATTAATTGTATATCAAACGACGACGATCTAGGCTTCCACTATCTACGGCCTGGAGAAACCTATGAATTCAGTTTTCATGACAGTGTTATTAAAACAGAATTCTTTTGTGACCTATGGCAAGGGCCAAATTTTAAGTTCCATGCAGGGTTCACCGGATATGAAGGTGGTGGTCTTATAGTTCATTACGGTAAAAAGAACTTTTGGGATGCCAGAGAAGATGGAATTTACTTCACACATGGCCAAAAAATGCCCAAGTTAGAGTATACGTGGAAATGA